The DNA window CTACTCTGCACAGTGTCCATTAAGTACACGCTAGTGTGCAGTGTATGCTGGTACTGTACACTTCCTCTGCGGAGTATGGCTGCTGCAGTACACACTACTCTGCACAGTGTACACTTGTTGTAGTCTGTACTGCACCCTACTTTGTACTGGGTATACTGATGTGGTTAACTTGATACTACTGTGCTGGTGGTGTGTCTCACAACATGTCAATTGATATAATTTGACAAAAGGAACCTAAATGAGTAAATTTAGCAAGAATGGGTCAGATTTCATTTATCTGAAGTTAGACAAATGTTCCACATGTCTGCATGTACAGTCCAATACAAGTATCACAGGAAAGGTAGTCTGTAATAATGCACACACAATACAGTAACTTTGAGCTCTGCATTGTTGAGATATTGCATGCAAGGAGTGGATACGATCGATATTACAGTAGGCTTGGGCACATCTGTCACACAGGATTGGTGTGACCACAGTCCTAAGAGTCACGACTCagaatgatgacatcacagaaaacGTGATTTAGTAAAAAGTCTTTGTAGTACAATGATTTGGTAAATTGCTTTCCACAAAACATGGTACTGGTTATGCAAAGTCTGTCCTAAAAGATAATTAGAATACCTTCCTGATAGATTGTATATAGATTAATATGTGATAACTTGCCAAATTCTTTCTCCATTATTTCTATTAGGCATTCGTGAACACTGAATAACTAACTtgactagggatgcaccggatccaaatttttggatccggccggaaccggattttgccggatagtacatgaaatccggatGGTACCGgatttttcattacacaaaagaaaatcattaataagaagtagaagtatgaaacaaggagcaaatcttaggtgaggtatacgcatattataaagaaggtgaatttaagaccccatttatgagattaaatatgacttgaagtggtggtGTAATccacattctttaataaaatgactacaatataattgttgacaagcttgatacagtatgtaaatttgcttgctggaaaaatactgcatactacctatgaaatttgttttaaaacgggaaaatgatttcactgcaaactgtatttgttgtatatactgtagcttcatattattacagtagttgtattattttattttgatacttAAAAAttgtgtggaaaaaaaaaacgtcaaaGAGTTAACTTGGAACCCAACACTCGCACTTCGCATCCCTTTTAAAACGAGCCGGGACCACCTCTCTGATCACCAGGGGATTACACATACTGTAGAGCATTTTCTACAAAGCAATCTGTTCAGATTTTTGTGCAAATCTTTTGGACAAACGTTTTTCTGTCATTCGATACATACCAGGAAGTAATTTATCTAGTAGTGTACTACATaccaaaatggtcaaattgctttGTATATATTCAAAGACGTATATATAGTTCTTTTCTACACATAAACGATAAaccattaattttttttttttaagtgacaaaaaaaattgggagttgtcaaaatgctatgtacacagtatgtgaacactaaattattcccaaCATACATTAAACAAGTTTTCAAATGATTCGCTCTTccaacgttcgttcaatgatACAAATGCTAAGTGCTTGCTAACCTTGACTAACCATTTCATGGTGATAAGTACTGTTACAATTTATAGTTATAAAGAATTAGGCAGTGGTAAGTTGGAAACATAACTTTACCATCAAGTGTTTTTGGTCTAAAATGAGAGACCTGAAGTGAagttttaacaaaattaatGATTTTTGACTTTTTGACATACAGTAATCGATGGTGAGATCATACAAGTGTTGTTTTTGCCCTAGAAATCTACAGCCTAACTTAGAAATGGAAGCATGGaaatttactgtacatgtagtttaatatttacaaatttttgcAAGCTTATTTCAGTTTGTTTTGGTAGGTTGCCTGTAGAATTAAGATGCTGATACATAATGCTAATGCATTATGTCTTAATACATTAAGACATAATGCATTAGGAGATAAATAGACATTTTAACATAGATCTCTGcatcatgtacagtatttcTTAACTTCTCTGGCCGTGCAGGACACAGGAGATTATTTTTGTCACAAAAGCAAAATACAATGCAAATACGAAAGTGCAGAAGATGTACATACTATATCAAAAATATGGAATCCATAGCGGTTTATTCGTACTAGGAACAAATTCAGAGCCATTGAGGGCTGCAACATCCTACATGGAATGCCATACATGATACCCCAAAGCCTATATCATAGTCAGTTCAGTAATGTCAGCAATAAATTCTCATTTGCATTAACCACAATATATTCGTATACATAAGTACTATAAAAAGTGCAGCTCTTTAAAGTTGCATAAGAAGGAAATCAACAATGTAAGTATAAATCTATGACGTACTGATGGAAAcatgtactttttaagaaaaagtagcccaagaaagaacctgggcacgaaaaccaaacgactgatccgctctcagccccagtccccttgcatcgggactgtgactgtgtgatcatcgtcgggtgtgcatcacccgATATAAATCTATGACGTACTGATGGAAACATGTATTCTACATATTACAAGAATAAATAATCATTTGTGATTCAATCAGAGATCAATAAACCGATACCATATATTTGTATTACTGTTTCATTTTagacagaaaaaacaaaaaactttgaTATGTCCACCAATATTGGAAAGGCTGTATTATAATTATTCCATTTATGTTGCATACTGTAAAATATCCATCTAAGAAACACTCTGAATTCCAAACTTCCACAAAATGATTGATCAAATTTTAAAAGTTCATAGTAACTTAAACAAGTTTGTGTATTCTAGTTAGAACTATAAAGCCATCCTTGATAATAAACTGTTTAAAACCACTATTACTTTCTGGATGGTAATACAACTAGAATTAGGTGACTAGATGTCTGcaattttcggggacagtccctgATTCCAATGTTTCATTTTCACTAGGCCTACCAGACTAGCACTGTTGATTGTCTGAATAACAAATACCGCACCGGCCCggcaataaataaatgatactaCATTCTTcggaaaatattccaaaatctATCAAAATTGTGGCAAACCATAAAGTACtaagtacaaaatattttacttcattttatCACGGTACCACAAAATAATAATTcttgaaaataacatttacttTAATACTGGCAAAAGGTATCACCATATTGCATCTGAGGACCTCCAGAAAtacaaaaatttctcaaagggaggGGAACCCTTTCCCCATTGACCTCCCCCCATGTCACACAATCCACCGTCAACACTTGTTCCAGATTTCTATTAAAAAGATATGGCCACCTTAAATTAAAACTATAGAACAACCAGGTGCATAGCTAGATGTCATCTTGTAGGGCCAAAAGCTTCCCATGGGGGCAGAAACTATTTGTCTCAAAAACTAACAGTTCTGACaatttttattgggggggggagggtggaggagCCAATTTGTCATGGGTTTATATCCCCTTCCCCAGCCCCATGGCCAAGCCACTGAGAAGGACATGACAACTCCACTGATACAAGACATTGTCAACTACTAGTACTATGGCAAAACTACAATGTAGCCACCTAGTTGTCCAACCTTCACAAACATGATCAAGTTTGAACAAGTTCagacaaatatttgataaaaactTTGGTCAGTTTAACTACCAATCTTCATTGCAAGATTGTAATATAGTTTTATGCTTATCTTGTTAAAATTACAGCTGATATCCAACAGACAACAAAGGTtaatttaacatatcaaaaagcaTATTACAATTACATGATTTACGTTCGAAACTTCCAGAACTTGTAATTGGTGTAAAGTTAAGGCCCTTTTCTTTGATCTGATTGGCTGTTCGCTGACTTTAACacgtattgaatattcatataactGGATAGCCAAAACCCGGGAATTTTCTACAACAGCGGCCATCTTGATTTGAatgcaaagaaagaaatagCTGTAATTACCTTACCTTTTATCGATCCTAAGGAAAAATGGATACAACAAAATGTTGCAAGAAAGatatcaaattcaaaattttcacCAAACGACGACGAACGTACTGAATATCATGGTACAACGTCAAAACGCTGTCCATATCACACCCATCATATGGGCATGTAGAATATATAACGTTAATATATAGCAACTGTCCATACTGTATATCAGTATCACTTACATTTATTGCGATTGCCTGGTCATCCGAGCCCAACAGTACTCGCTGGTTGAGATTTTATATTCCTGCAATTGTCTTTGATCTTTATATGATGTCGGCTAAGGCCTAACCTTTCTGATTATTACGAATATGACAGACAAATAACGCCTCGCCCAACATCTTATCGCAGTGCAATACTACAAACCCTACGTACTGTAAGCTAGTGTGCCATGTGTTACTGTATCAGCTTGAGAACTTCGAGATGCCTGCATTGAAATTTCTATTTCTTGAATATCTTCGAAAATTATCCTTCATTTAGAAATTTTCCTCCTACTGTGACATCCTTTAGTTTGGATATCGTACACTATAACCCTTATAAGAGTATTAACAATGAAAATTGGGAAAATTTTTGTTGCAAAGACACACACTTCTGTTTAAGCTACAACGCCATGCCAGCCCAGCTCTGTAATGCTGAACGTAACGTGGATCGATAAGCAGTAGCACTGCCCGCATGCAGTCTAGCTGTAACGCACGCTTACACGTACACAGTATGAACAGTGTAGGAATTCGCCGAGATGGAACATCCGGGTACTCTTGAATGTTGGCATTGTACCAAGGTAGGTCAAACCTATATGCGCATGTCCTACACAGAAATTAATACCGTGATGTCATAGAGCAGGCGATGAGACCTCTATAGTGCGTGTTCATGTACATGTTCCCAACTATAAAAATAGAGCCCACATCTTTTAAATTTTTGTCATAAAAAGAGGATAATGTGACAAAATTCTCAGTGTCTAAATAGTTTTAGAAGGTTTCAATTGTCACAAAgaattttatttgattattaATGCAACAAAATGATGACTTGTAATCTGCTTAAAAACCACACTCGTTTGAGTAATTAACAAAATGGCTGCGCCCATGGGAAGGTATGCTGCTCAGAAATCATTCCAGCAATTCCACCTTTTAATGTCGGCTCGTATGATCCCGATTTGGAAAGGAGTTGGTTACACCTCCTGGAGTCAACGGCCGTTATTGGTAAATGTCTATGCAGAGAATATTCGAATTGGAGCGTTGCTTATAACTTATAAACACGATAGATTTATTTATACTAGCCTAGGGCTAGCTAGACTAAAGTAGTATAAGTATAACTACAGTAGTAAACGTAAAATGGTACTATTATTGGCCTAGGCATACATGCTATTAATTACTACTGTACATCATTCATAGAAAGTATGATTGCATACGGTAAATACCCGATAGTAAGTGCATTTTATTCTGTAAAAGGATATTGGTGATGATGGTCTACTCAATTGTGCTAGGTTGTTTAGTTCTATACTTGTGCAATGTGATTTCTTCGATGGTTTGACCAAATTCTGTGGTAAAAAGAGAGAATTTAGCCTACAGTTGTAAAGGTGGAGAGTCAGAATGCACAAAACAGGGGGGAAATTTCCTAACTTCGAGCATGCAATGAAGTGTACTGCACAATCCCGTTGAATTGGTGAAATAATCCACGAAAGtgtctcaaaatacaaaactgatGTATCTTAGTTTCACTGTCTGAATTtttctttatcacatatttcgtAGGAACCTTGAATTTTTTACCAGGCCCCCTTGACCAACAGGGTTTTAGCCCATGACACTCTCACAAGCTTGAACACCCAGAAAAAATTCCAAAGAAGATTTTCTCACACCATACTGTATAGAAAGTATCCAAAGAACAGGGGAACCAGATATGACCATCAATGCAACTCTAAACCCCCATGCCACATTGTTTCAGCTAACATTTGGTACACTATAAATACCATCAAACCTAATTTGGGTCCcatacattttaatttaaacatttattGTATGTTCTTTTATTTTCAGATATGCCAACCAAAATTTCCACAGCCACCCATCGGAGATGTTGCAACATGTAATTCGTATCATACCAGCTCACCAGTCTGGAAAAGTTCTGACCTTACTGATGAAGAGCTTCATAGAGCTAAAGCATACTTAAACAGCGAAGGTGAGCAATTGATCCTTCGATGAGTAATTTAATTGAAAAACAGCTGTGTTGTACTAGGGACCTTTCAATATAAGACATTAACCGGAATTTCAATGAATGGAggtatatatatcgatatatatctaaatatatatatattagcaaaaatgacaccaaaacagaactggtattgttcgatacaggtgacaaacgcctacagtggaattaagCGCTTCCTTACCGATTtggaacctctggacatacaatcagcgtccatagcctagtggttatggTGTCCGGCGCATATAGAGCGGGAGGCCAGGGTTTGAatctcgagggggggggggggctggaagtttcttcactgttctggattttccaactcactacaaatatatatatatctcaggGAGTTACAATCTCTCCTTTGTGCTTTCAGATTATAAAGAGAGATACCAAGATAAACCAGTCTGGGCCAACTACAAGAGAAACTTCAAGGGACAAGTACCACCAGCGGTAAGGAATATAGATTTATTTCTTGTAAAGCCTAGGATGTCAGACCTTTCAAGTATGACATATTTCATGTTAATCTTTGATATATAGAAGGAAAACATTGATTGATGTCACTATCACTTAAATTTTATCACTTGCTGTCTATtgatatctttattttattcaaaattacATGGAATGAGTAAAGTTGTAAAccttgtttttttgtaaagtttagatatatattttttttagcataCGCACAATGGTATGAAACCCAAAGAAGTAGTTGTTGTTTTAAACTGAAGAGAACGGCTGTGTAGGTGACAGTGGTGGGGGGGGCGGGAATTAGGCAGGTGTGGTCCCTGTCTGTGGATGGCATCACCATCTTTCCTATGATGTTGATTTGCAAGAACCTTCATAGATGATTTACAAAAACTTCTTcatgttttctgttttctttttcacagAAAACGAGAAAAAGATGCATAGTGAGTATTCCAATTATTTGCTAATTATGAATTAGTGAATAGAATAATCAACCTTAGAGTGTCTATTTCCTGTCTGAATGTAGATGTCTAAGTCAATATTATGTACTGTAACCTGCAATGCACTATTGAAATCTAGTTGCTTGATTCTTCACCTACTTAATCTAATCTTACTTATTCTTTTCCACAGAGAGGAAACGACGAACACAGAAAAGTAACTTCCAATGCATGTCCGATATGCCGTGATGAGAACTTAGTTGTTGATTATAGGGTACAGTACCTTTGCCTCTTTATTTTACTGTACACTTCTGCACGGAGGTACGTTCTATTACGTATCTCTAGTTAAATTGATAAACCTTCAATAACTGTTGATTCTTGCCTATGGCTGGTTGCTGACCCGTGGTTGGCATGCCTAGTATTGTTTTCTCCTATGCTTCAGATATGCATTGTCAATTCTTACTATGCTTCAGAGTCCTATTGTCTTCTACTATGCTTTACTCTCCTATTGTCGGTACTTCGTGTGCTGGAATAAAATACTGTTACGTCTTACTAAGCTTCAGTTACGCATTGTTTTTACTATCATTCAGTTGCCTATTGTTTTTTCTACTTGCTTTGGTTACCTATTGTTTTCTTCTTAGTATGCTTCAGTTACCTATTGTTCTCTATAATGCTTCATTGCCTTTTTTCTACTATGCTTCAGTTTCCAATTGTTTTTTCTACTTGCTTCAGTTACCAATTGTTTTCTTCATAGTATGCTTCAGTTACCTATTGTGTTTGCTATAGTGGTTCAATAACCTATTGTTTTCTACTCTTCACCTACCTATTGTTGATTCCTTCTGTACTTGGATTTCAATACAGATATTTCCCACTAAATTTCTATTGTGCTTCAGTTCCCTATTGTTTGGTACTATGTTGCAGTCACGTACTGCTGTTTCCTACTTGCATATACGACCGTCACGCAAATAATCTTTTTCCTCCTTTCTATCTTTCTGTTTTTCACAGAATACTCAACTTTTAGACCAGTTTATTTGTCCTCACTCTTGGGAGATATATTCAGATAGTGTAACTGGTAAGCATTCCATGCTTAGTCTTGTATATCTTGTTTCTAGATATTTATACAGGAAACAACAAGTTTTCACCCCTTTTATTAGAATTAATAGGGATTCCAGATTTgatgaataaataaaacaagGTGTAACACATAGATAATTGCCCAACaacaatatataaacaagaaTGTTCATATTTGATATGAACCGATGGCTAGAACCCATTGGACTCATGCACAGTGACATCATATTCATCACTTGTGGGTCACCCTGGTAACTGGTAGCCGTAGGTAACATAGCCACGTTAACTGAACCACGCAGCAATATAATCTGATATAACTTGAAAACACTCCAGTGTGATGGAACTGCATAAATACACACGTCTCCCCATGTTGTGTGTTGAATCGCAGAGAGAAGGCCCTCCCTCCCACAGCAACACATGAAGTATATTGTTGTGAAAGATGCTAGAAGGGGTGTTGTAAAAGCTGATATTTCCTCATGGTCTAAACTCAATGATTAGGACTGCTGTCCTATTTCTTTACTGATGTATTATAAGTATGGAGTGATACCTGGGAAATGAGTAGAAAGTACCTGATGTATATTACTTAAGGGACCATACCATTGACATCAATGCCATGTTCATTTCTTGTTTACCTTCTACACAGGTGTTTGCCAGCAACAGCACAAATTATTGGAAACAGCCATCACTAAGGCCAGATCATACGGTATGAGATAGCTAATCCTTGCCACATTCGTGTTGTCTCTGTAACATAAGGGGAGGGTTGAATGGTGTGTTCTATTAACCCATTCTGAAGTTAGATGTTAGCTGTAGCTGATTATCTGACCTATAAGGtagcatactcctattagcgtctatatcaatccgcccgaatgttttccttcaggaaaagtgccaaaaagcacttaggagaacatcttttttgacctgttatcaattaggatctagttttttgtggcttgcatgtcgaagagcatgaatggaagtacatgtggtgcataAATTGGGTCAATTAAGGCAactttagacccctttaggcctcccagggcagcgtacgaaaattgtttactactgagtgaagcgGTTTGTTTtaagtgacaaaaacttcaggctctgatagcaaaaattCTGCGCTGTCATttgtacggaaaattgatggtgccatgaaaggccaacttgtcagctatccggtgatgggtagcggttagctagtgagaacttctatctagacttagagaccacattacttttgtgatttagtgtgtaagtcaatggggctatTAATGGGCGTATGATACCATATATCCTGCCACATGCTATCAGTTTAGAATCTCACTATTCTTACTTATTTCTTCCTTGTCAGGATTGATTTTCTACGAAGTTCAGAAGATCCACTACAATTACGAAGATTATTACAAGCAACAAGCAGAAAAGAGATGACATTGCAAAGCTATAAAGTGGAAATTTGGAAGTGGACAATAATAGCATTGAGGGGATTTTATTTGAGGACCTAAGCAGCTGGTTGAACTAACTCTATGGTTGAACAAATGCTAATTTTCATTAACGACCAAACCATGCAACTGCAAAGATTTCACATCAGGAAGAATGTTCAAGAAAATTGGGGAAAGTTTAACCAAGTTTAATCGTCAGACCTAAATGACCGAGTGAAACCAAATATGCACAGATTTAATGTTACAACATGTTGCTAAgatttgttattaaaattaaccTTCAGCCTAAGCCTACGACACTTTCACTGCAATCTACTTGTAGACTATTTTGCGTATTAGATTCTGGGCTATTATTATGCAAGGTTTCTTAATGCCAGCCAATGTCACCTATTTGAGGAAgttgaaatatgtcaaaatgaaTTATATTACAACATGGCACTAGTTTCTTGTTTCTATTCCTGTTGGGATGTGGACTATTGTATTATAAGTTATATAAATGTAACCACTTATTCTAGGCATCTGGACTATCATGTCAATAGTGCTGAGACATTGCATACTGTTTGATATGACGTGTGGTACATGTAATCCAAATGATATACGAAGATAATTGGCTTTATACAGAACATCATATGACTCTACAACCAATTAAAATTAAACCAGTCTTCTGCTGTAACATTTTTCATATGAAATGATCTTGCAAATAATGCATAGTTTCAAATGTGTCTATCTGGTTCCCTCTCCCTGGAGCTTTGCATTGAAAGGGTTCTATATGCAAAACTGTTGGTAAGGGCGATGGATAGTATTAACTGTATTGTCATCTTCATGTAATAAACTGTTGCATGATTCCAACTTCATGTGTATTCCTTGTGGGTTTTTGTCTTGTCAAATGGCTTAAAGACACCACCTGCTTTAGAGTATAAAAGAGATGCTATgcatttctgtttgttttagCCGAGTGACATCCAACCTTGTATCATATAGGTTGTATTTAAAGGACTCTTAGTTATTTACTCACATTAAAGAGGGAGCCATAGATAAATCTAATTCACTTGGTTTCAAGTGGAGTTGGGATTACGAAGCACTTAAATGAAATCATGATTAAATATGTAACTTTATACAACTTTGGTACTCAGTCTACATAGTTTATTGTGAAGGAGAAGTCcagaataataatgataaacaaGATTGCTTATTTCTGTTGTGTAgacacatttattattattattatcattattattaataaatatataaactaattTACACTTTGGTCAGGTCACATTCATGCAATTAAAGTGAATAAATACATTCCTAAAATCATTCACGACTGTACAATAATgtcggaaaaaaaaaaggttacataTGAAACAATGAAAGCTTCAACGTCTGCATACATGGTGTAATAGtctaaaaaagttaaaaaccaGTTTCAAAATCAAATAGCAAACGTCTTGTTCTGTAGCTAAATGAAAAGGCAGCTCATTGGTGgtaatgtttaatatttctttaGAGTGATATTTTTTCTTAGCCTCAATTGACAACCCTGTAATCTTCACCATTTAATAGTGCAACTTAAACATTAATTgtgtaaacattttaatgtcaatatttcttggtccaacaaataaaaaagtttGGAGTACAGGTTATATTTTCTGTATCTATTTTGACTTTTCAAGATATCCCATTCAAAGTTCTTTTCTAAAATGCtactttttgaaatatttcaatgtcTCACCaaataatgttaacattaaatCCACTGTCATGTAAACTTGTGGTATACTAAATCCAAAAACCCTGTGGTTGTTATGACAACATTTGCATTCGATTATTATTCTTTAACCCATTGGACGTATcatttttaacatatatttttagACCGCAAAAACTCTTTGTCTGTTGAACATTAATTAAGAGTCAATTCATCATTAAGTACTTTCTGAGAAAGTagaaaaaaagtggaaaatctAGTCAGTGGTGAACTTGGCCTGTTTCATACTATCCTACTGTGGGCTCAAACATCCTTAACCagtcccctcccctcccatcccctgaCAATTGAATCTTTAGACTGCATATCTGTAATGTCTCATGTCATACTCCAGAATGTATAATACTTTTTCTTGCATTTCAAGAATCTGTTACTACAAGTAAACTAACATGAAGCTGAAACCAAGACTTCTCCACCAAAATTCAGCTTGTGTTCACCATTTTTTGCACTTTGACCTGTGCTGAATACTATATCTTCTCTTCAATATTACTACAAAACTTAACAAACACGTTTAATACTGTCTCGAAACACAAACACGTTATTGTCTATAAATACATGATCGAATTTAAAACTGGTGGGgcaagaaaaat is part of the Apostichopus japonicus isolate 1M-3 chromosome 22, ASM3797524v1, whole genome shotgun sequence genome and encodes:
- the LOC139963913 gene encoding small ribosomal subunit protein mS40-like; the protein is MAAPMGRYAAQKSFQQFHLLMSARMIPIWKGVGYTSWSQRPLLICQPKFPQPPIGDVATCNSYHTSSPVWKSSDLTDEELHRAKAYLNSEDYKERYQDKPVWANYKRNFKGQVPPAKTRKRCIRGNDEHRKVTSNACPICRDENLVVDYRNTQLLDQFICPHSWEIYSDSVTGVCQQQHKLLETAITKARSYGLIFYEVQKIHYNYEDYYKQQAEKR